In a genomic window of uncultured Methanobrevibacter sp.:
- a CDS encoding gamma carbonic anhydrase family protein, with product MENNKDSIVICPGAQVIGNVELGEDVSIWHGAVLRGDTDSITVGNNSNVQDNCVVHCTKGFPVVIGDNVSVGHGAVVHGCKLDDNVLIGMNATVLNGAHISKNSIVGAGAVVSEGKEFPEGSLILGVPARAVKELSEEQIEHIQKNADNYVKLSKQYKED from the coding sequence ATGGAAAATAATAAAGACTCTATTGTAATATGCCCAGGCGCACAGGTAATAGGAAATGTTGAACTTGGAGAAGACGTATCTATATGGCACGGTGCTGTTTTAAGAGGAGATACTGACTCCATAACTGTTGGAAACAATTCAAATGTTCAGGACAACTGTGTAGTTCACTGTACCAAAGGGTTTCCGGTAGTAATCGGTGATAACGTTTCTGTAGGTCATGGCGCTGTAGTTCATGGTTGTAAGCTGGATGACAATGTTCTGATTGGAATGAATGCAACAGTTTTAAATGGTGCACATATTTCAAAAAATTCAATTGTAGGTGCAGGAGCTGTTGTCAGTGAAGGTAAGGAATTTCCAGAAGGCAGTTTGATTTTAGGAGTTCCCGCCCGTGCAGTTAAGGAACTCTCAGAAGAACAAATAGAACACATCCAAAAGAATGCTGACAATTATGTTAAACTTTCCAAACAGTATAAGGAAGATTAA